The Sneathiella sp. P13V-1 genome includes a window with the following:
- a CDS encoding DNA recombination protein RmuC, which yields MEYVLIGLVVILAIAVGLAILKISKSEQMIQNATTNSENLTRLTETLLNQQAQLEGQLKQMSSDGATGQSEINKTLAERLDAVSKRLGDSLAENTDKTSRTLAERLDKVSQLLGENLTQSTEKTNKSLSDLQERLAVIDKAQANLTDLSTQVVGLQDILANKQARGAFGEIQLNDLVSAALPPSAYDFQVTLENGRRADCLIRLPNPPGPIVVDAKFPLESYHLLRNAEDDSALNNAKRAFITAMTKHITDISEKYIIDGETAESALLFLPSEAVYAELHANFPQILQKSYEARVWIVSPTTLMATLNTVRAVLKDSQMREQAGVIQKEVGVLLKDVDRLDKRVDNLSRHFAQASKDIADIETSSRKIVSRGEKIEDLQLGEDTSDEELLSSPPDMLSGSR from the coding sequence ATGGAATATGTATTGATCGGTCTGGTGGTTATTCTGGCTATCGCGGTTGGTCTGGCGATCTTAAAGATTTCCAAGTCAGAGCAGATGATCCAAAACGCCACTACGAACAGTGAAAACCTGACCCGGCTTACTGAAACCCTCTTAAATCAGCAAGCGCAACTTGAAGGTCAGTTGAAACAAATGTCATCTGATGGTGCGACAGGCCAAAGTGAAATTAACAAGACGCTGGCGGAACGGTTGGATGCCGTCTCCAAACGCCTGGGGGACAGTCTGGCCGAAAACACCGACAAAACCAGTCGCACGCTTGCGGAACGGCTCGATAAAGTCTCTCAGCTATTGGGGGAAAATCTGACCCAATCTACTGAGAAAACAAATAAATCCTTAAGTGACTTGCAAGAAAGACTGGCCGTCATCGACAAAGCGCAGGCGAACCTGACTGACCTGTCCACGCAAGTTGTGGGTTTGCAGGATATTCTTGCCAATAAACAGGCACGCGGCGCTTTTGGCGAAATTCAGCTCAATGACCTCGTTTCCGCCGCGTTGCCACCGTCGGCATATGATTTTCAGGTGACACTTGAAAATGGCCGCCGTGCTGACTGCCTTATTCGCCTTCCAAACCCGCCTGGCCCCATTGTGGTAGACGCCAAATTTCCGCTGGAAAGTTATCACCTACTCCGGAACGCTGAGGATGACAGTGCACTCAACAATGCAAAGCGGGCCTTTATTACGGCCATGACCAAACACATCACTGATATCAGTGAAAAATACATCATCGATGGGGAAACCGCAGAATCGGCGCTACTATTCCTGCCCTCCGAAGCTGTCTACGCGGAACTTCATGCGAACTTCCCCCAGATATTGCAAAAATCATATGAGGCCCGCGTTTGGATCGTCTCCCCGACGACGCTGATGGCAACGCTAAACACTGTTCGCGCGGTTCTTAAAGACAGCCAAATGCGAGAACAGGCCGGAGTTATTCAGAAAGAGGTTGGTGTTCTTTTGAAAGATGTGGATCGGCTTGATAAACGTGTGGACAATCTATCCCGTCACTTTGCGCAAGCGTCCAAGGACATCGCTGATATCGAAACATCCAGCCGAAAAATTGTCAGCCGCGGTGAGAAAATAGAAGACCTGCAGCTCGGCGAAGACACCTCTGACGAGGAATTACTTTCTTCTCCGCCTGATATGCTGAGCGGTTCTAGGTAA
- the nudC gene encoding NAD(+) diphosphatase produces the protein MNNPLVFTGNSFDRASHLRGDANWLAEQQQKSDSRWLPMHRLKALINLGEGAEICWRPYDEVKSFVEHNATVIFLGILEGVSHFAVDVSEMENPKTLPYERWGKFIDVRSISAQLNSHEAGVLAQARSMIAWHDNHKFCSVCGQPSKVQEAGYSRKCSSEDCNAPHFPRTDPVAIMMVVKDDKCLLGYGPHFPKEQYSALAGFIEPGETIEQGVRREIFEETGVQVGEVTYHSSQPWPYPSSLMIGCFAEALTEEITLDPKELADAGWFTKSEVQDMLAKSLTRETPRMSPPLAIAHQLAKAWAESD, from the coding sequence ATGAATAATCCACTCGTCTTCACCGGTAATAGCTTTGACCGGGCAAGTCACTTGCGTGGTGATGCCAACTGGCTTGCAGAACAACAACAAAAATCCGACAGTCGATGGCTTCCCATGCATCGGCTCAAAGCACTGATCAACCTTGGAGAAGGCGCAGAGATTTGCTGGCGCCCTTACGATGAGGTCAAATCATTCGTTGAGCACAATGCCACAGTTATCTTTTTGGGCATCTTGGAAGGTGTTTCGCATTTCGCCGTAGATGTCTCTGAAATGGAAAACCCGAAAACACTTCCTTATGAAAGATGGGGGAAGTTTATTGATGTCCGTTCCATTTCTGCTCAGCTGAATTCACATGAAGCCGGTGTATTGGCGCAAGCACGTTCAATGATCGCCTGGCATGACAATCACAAGTTTTGTTCAGTTTGCGGCCAACCTTCTAAGGTGCAGGAAGCTGGCTATTCACGAAAATGCAGTAGTGAAGACTGCAACGCCCCTCACTTCCCACGTACGGACCCTGTTGCCATCATGATGGTTGTGAAGGATGACAAATGCCTTCTCGGGTATGGCCCCCACTTCCCAAAAGAGCAATATTCCGCGCTTGCCGGCTTTATTGAACCGGGTGAGACCATTGAACAAGGGGTGCGCCGCGAGATATTTGAGGAAACAGGTGTTCAGGTGGGCGAGGTTACCTACCATTCATCTCAGCCTTGGCCCTATCCATCATCACTGATGATCGGCTGCTTTGCCGAAGCTCTGACAGAAGAAATCACACTTGACCCAAAAGAGCTGGCGGATGCGGGCTGGTTCACAAAATCCGAAGTACAAGACATGCTGGCAAAATCCTTAACCCGGGAAACACCGCGCATGTCACCGCCGCTCGCGATTGCTCACCAACTTGCAAAGGCTTGGGCCGAAAGCGACTAA
- a CDS encoding prephenate dehydratase — MTTPEPENSIAFQGVPGAYGHLSCKAVFPNMEAVACETFLDAITLVREEKAKYAMIPIENSLGGRVADIHHLLPESGLYTIGEHFQSVQHQLLGVKGATLKDVKAVHSHEQALSQCRNFTHELGIEPIIHADTAGSAKMIAEMGDKTQASIASSLAGEIYGLDVLRERVEDRLGNTTRFLILSRDRIDPGMKSGPCMTSFVFQVRSQPAALYKALGGFATNGINVTKLESYITDASFEAAQFYIDVEGHPDEAHLSRAIEELQFFSAKLKLLGVYPAHPYRKEYSA, encoded by the coding sequence ATGACCACGCCAGAACCAGAAAATTCAATCGCCTTTCAGGGTGTCCCGGGTGCTTACGGACATTTGTCCTGTAAAGCGGTGTTTCCAAACATGGAAGCGGTGGCGTGTGAAACTTTTTTGGACGCCATCACGCTCGTTCGTGAGGAGAAAGCCAAATATGCTATGATCCCCATTGAAAACTCATTGGGCGGCCGCGTTGCGGATATTCACCATTTACTGCCTGAATCGGGTCTTTATACAATTGGTGAACATTTCCAGTCTGTTCAACATCAGTTGCTTGGTGTCAAAGGCGCCACCCTTAAAGATGTAAAGGCGGTGCACAGCCATGAACAGGCTTTGTCTCAGTGCCGCAATTTCACCCATGAGCTTGGTATTGAGCCGATCATTCATGCAGATACGGCCGGATCTGCCAAAATGATTGCTGAGATGGGGGATAAGACCCAAGCCTCAATCGCTTCCAGCCTCGCTGGAGAGATTTATGGTTTGGATGTTTTGCGCGAACGTGTGGAAGATCGTTTGGGTAACACAACACGCTTTTTGATTCTCTCCCGTGATCGCATTGATCCTGGCATGAAAAGCGGCCCTTGCATGACAAGTTTTGTTTTCCAGGTAAGAAGCCAGCCAGCGGCCCTTTATAAAGCACTGGGCGGATTTGCCACAAACGGGATCAACGTAACCAAACTGGAAAGTTACATTACCGACGCCAGTTTCGAAGCAGCGCAGTTCTATATTGATGTAGAAGGGCACCCGGATGAGGCACATCTTTCCCGCGCGATTGAAGAGTTGCAGTTCTTTTCAGCTAAATTGAAGCTGCTTGGAGTGTACCCTGCGCATCCATATCGCAAGGAATACAGCGCTTAA
- a CDS encoding 3-deoxy-manno-octulosonate cytidylyltransferase, giving the protein MPNTNNPVVVIPARMASTRLPGKPLADIDGAPMIVQVWRRAMEADVGPVVVAVSEEEVADAVRNAGGLAIMTDPDLPSGSDRVYQAVQKFDPDGKHDVIINLQGDLPQLDPEAVKDAAEALKVTDADIATLVAEIKDPAELDDDAAVKAVVSLKEGEKYGPALWFSRLKTPWGEGPHYHHIGIYAYKRAALQAFVALPPSPLELREKLEQLRALEAGMRIGAACVDTVPLGVDTPEDLERMREIFSGL; this is encoded by the coding sequence ATGCCGAACACGAACAATCCTGTTGTGGTGATCCCAGCCCGTATGGCGTCCACAAGACTACCAGGAAAACCATTGGCTGACATTGATGGTGCCCCGATGATTGTGCAGGTCTGGCGCCGGGCCATGGAAGCAGATGTGGGACCGGTTGTGGTTGCCGTATCTGAAGAAGAGGTGGCCGATGCCGTTCGAAATGCTGGTGGGCTGGCGATTATGACAGATCCAGACCTGCCTTCAGGATCAGATAGGGTGTATCAGGCCGTTCAGAAATTTGATCCAGATGGAAAGCATGACGTCATCATAAATTTGCAGGGTGATTTACCGCAATTGGATCCGGAGGCCGTGAAAGATGCCGCGGAGGCGCTGAAAGTAACTGATGCAGACATCGCAACTCTAGTTGCAGAAATTAAAGATCCGGCAGAGTTGGATGACGATGCGGCTGTAAAGGCTGTGGTGAGTTTGAAAGAAGGGGAGAAATATGGTCCTGCCTTGTGGTTCAGCCGCCTTAAAACCCCATGGGGGGAGGGGCCTCATTATCATCATATCGGGATTTATGCCTATAAACGCGCTGCGCTTCAGGCCTTTGTCGCCTTACCACCGTCGCCGCTTGAGCTTCGTGAAAAACTGGAACAGCTCAGGGCATTAGAGGCTGGGATGCGAATTGGTGCAGCATGCGTTGACACCGTGCCGCTTGGTGTTGATACTCCCGAGGATCTAGAGAGAATGCGGGAAATATTTAGCGGCCTCTAG
- a CDS encoding DNA polymerase III subunit gamma/tau, with protein sequence MSEEEQKTAYRVLARKYRPSNFDDLIGHEAMVRTLSNALEAGRLAHAFVLTGTRGIGKTTTARIIARGLNCIGADGNGGPTVHPCGVCENCVAIAEDRHQDVLEMDAASRTGVDDIRELIDGVRYLPINARYKIYIIDEVHMLSKNAFNALLKTLEEPPEHVKFIFATTEIRKIPVTVLSRCQRFDLKRVDAATLADYFGKIAEKENASVSEEALALIARAAEGSVRDGLSLLDQAIAHGDGHVDADQARDMLGLADRSRMLDLLDVVFQGNIAEALDILRGQYDRGADPVVIIQDLLELTHWMTALKVTPEAANNVAVSGGDVTRGQEMAGKLSMPVLARTWQMLLKGLDETRRAPSAIAAAEMLLVRLTYASDLPSPGDLARQVQDGNVTSGGAPSPSSGGGVPNGGPAARMGGSAAALAVSNPAPTPAPTSAPRAQLKIVNDTLPEEVAVETPAPQVEEPVQNMVPDALRNMDDVVDLLQDRADVMLKGQVINFVRPVKFDKGYLEFSPAPGAPVDLAAKLGRRLREITGEPWQVELSADAEGAPTVAEKRQSDRAAMLAAAERHPLVQKIKDTFNGATVVEVRDLSPDIDMEFGGADMPIDADEVFE encoded by the coding sequence ATGTCTGAAGAAGAGCAAAAAACAGCCTATCGTGTTCTGGCGCGAAAGTACCGCCCGTCCAACTTTGACGATCTGATTGGCCATGAAGCCATGGTCAGAACGCTTTCCAATGCCTTGGAGGCTGGCCGCCTGGCGCACGCCTTTGTTTTGACAGGAACAAGGGGTATCGGCAAAACAACGACGGCGCGAATCATCGCGCGTGGTCTCAACTGTATCGGGGCGGACGGTAATGGCGGTCCGACGGTCCATCCTTGTGGTGTCTGTGAAAACTGCGTGGCGATTGCCGAAGATCGCCATCAGGATGTTCTTGAGATGGACGCCGCCAGCCGTACTGGAGTGGATGATATCCGTGAATTGATTGATGGGGTTCGGTATTTACCTATCAATGCACGGTACAAAATCTATATCATCGACGAAGTGCATATGCTGTCGAAAAACGCGTTCAATGCGCTTTTGAAGACGCTGGAAGAGCCACCAGAGCATGTGAAGTTTATCTTTGCGACGACAGAAATTCGTAAAATTCCTGTAACGGTTTTATCGCGTTGTCAGCGGTTCGATCTAAAAAGGGTCGATGCAGCAACGCTCGCGGATTATTTCGGAAAAATCGCAGAAAAAGAAAATGCCAGTGTCTCAGAAGAGGCATTGGCACTGATTGCACGCGCGGCGGAAGGGTCCGTGCGTGATGGCCTGTCACTTCTTGATCAGGCAATAGCCCATGGTGATGGGCATGTGGATGCGGATCAGGCCCGCGACATGCTGGGTCTTGCGGATCGGTCCCGCATGCTGGATTTGCTGGATGTGGTGTTTCAAGGAAACATTGCTGAGGCGCTCGATATATTACGTGGCCAATATGACCGCGGCGCAGACCCAGTTGTTATCATTCAGGATCTGTTGGAACTAACACATTGGATGACAGCTTTAAAGGTTACGCCGGAAGCAGCGAACAATGTGGCGGTGAGCGGCGGGGATGTCACTCGTGGTCAGGAGATGGCCGGAAAACTTTCCATGCCGGTTTTGGCACGTACCTGGCAAATGCTTTTGAAAGGTTTGGATGAAACACGGCGGGCTCCAAGTGCAATTGCTGCGGCTGAAATGTTGTTGGTGCGCTTGACTTACGCCAGTGATTTACCAAGTCCGGGTGATCTTGCCCGTCAGGTTCAGGATGGAAATGTAACGAGCGGAGGGGCGCCTTCTCCTTCTAGTGGAGGCGGAGTACCTAATGGAGGTCCAGCTGCGCGTATGGGCGGCAGTGCTGCGGCACTTGCGGTTTCAAATCCAGCCCCCACACCAGCACCCACATCTGCACCAAGGGCTCAGTTAAAGATTGTAAATGACACCCTACCTGAAGAAGTGGCTGTGGAAACCCCTGCACCGCAAGTGGAAGAGCCTGTCCAAAACATGGTGCCTGATGCCCTTCGTAATATGGATGATGTGGTGGATCTGCTGCAAGACCGCGCGGATGTGATGTTGAAGGGGCAGGTGATCAATTTCGTTCGCCCTGTAAAATTTGACAAAGGCTATCTTGAATTTAGCCCGGCACCCGGAGCACCAGTTGATCTGGCGGCGAAGTTGGGACGTCGCCTTCGTGAAATTACAGGGGAGCCTTGGCAGGTTGAACTGTCTGCTGACGCGGAAGGGGCACCAACCGTTGCGGAAAAACGCCAATCGGACCGTGCGGCGATGCTTGCTGCAGCGGAGCGTCACCCGCTGGTACAGAAAATCAAGGATACCTTTAATGGGGCGACAGTTGTTGAAGTGCGCGACTTGTCCCCCGATATTGATATGGAATTTGGTGGCGCAGACATGCCCATCGACGCAGATGAAGTATTTGAGTAG
- the hisN gene encoding histidinol-phosphatase, whose amino-acid sequence MTCPVEFIDLAHRLADAAGEVIRPLFRQKLDIISKDDMSPVTIADRNAELAMRKIIEAEFPEHGIYGEEHGQVRTDADYVWVLDPIDGTHSFVSGLPTFATLIGLTYKGKPVMGVMDQPISNERWVGANGETTFNGNAVQCNAASTDMATASLFSWGIELLQSDRGSDYERLMKAAGRKRFGYDSYAYGSVALGFVDIVADFDMKPFDYCALVPIVENAGGVVSDWDGKPLMLDTPGYVLASANQDLHDQALSLLSGK is encoded by the coding sequence GTGACGTGTCCTGTAGAATTTATTGACCTCGCCCACCGCCTCGCTGATGCGGCTGGCGAGGTTATTCGTCCATTATTCCGCCAAAAACTTGATATTATCTCCAAAGATGATATGAGCCCTGTGACCATTGCAGATCGCAATGCAGAACTGGCTATGCGCAAAATTATCGAGGCTGAATTTCCAGAACACGGTATTTACGGTGAAGAACACGGGCAGGTCAGAACCGATGCTGACTATGTGTGGGTTCTGGATCCTATTGACGGCACCCATTCTTTTGTCTCAGGACTTCCAACTTTCGCAACTCTAATCGGCCTGACCTATAAAGGCAAACCTGTCATGGGTGTGATGGACCAACCCATCAGCAACGAACGCTGGGTAGGTGCCAATGGCGAAACAACTTTTAACGGTAATGCTGTTCAATGCAACGCAGCCAGCACAGATATGGCAACAGCTTCCCTTTTCTCTTGGGGCATTGAATTGCTGCAAAGTGACCGGGGATCGGACTATGAACGTCTGATGAAGGCCGCAGGGCGTAAACGCTTTGGTTATGACAGTTACGCCTATGGATCCGTTGCCCTCGGTTTCGTTGATATCGTTGCAGATTTCGATATGAAACCATTTGATTACTGCGCCCTTGTTCCTATCGTTGAGAATGCAGGTGGTGTGGTTTCTGATTGGGATGGCAAGCCATTAATGCTGGATACCCCTGGTTATGTATTGGCGTCTGCCAATCAGGATCTACATGACCAAGCCCTTTCACTTTTAAGTGGGAAGTAA
- a CDS encoding extracellular solute-binding protein has product MGIAKSVAAALTAICIVVPNAQSADVKVTKSHGLSLAGPLKYPADFTHLEYVNPDAPKGGQIKLSAQGGFDTLNPHIAKGQSASGLGLTFATLFSQPGDEGSAEYGYAAESIEVAEDLSFAIFNIRENASFHDGSPITAEDIQFSLKMVKEKGRPLFRFYYADVAKAIPLGPKRIKFEFSGPPNRELPQIVGQLLPILSKKHFENRNFEETTLEPILGSGPYKVKEFEANRFITYERVENFWGADIPINKGRFNFDEVRFDFYRDTSILLEAFRKGEYDYRAENSAKNWATGYDFPALRKGLVVKEEIPSNTPAGQQVYAYNLRRDKFKDPAIREAMIYAFDFEWLNKNIFYDQYTRTDSFFYNSVMAAKGEPTGKELEILEEYRGRIPDRVFGPAYKPPVSDGSGRDRKPLRAARKILKDAGWEVKDKKLIDPATGQPLEIEFLLYDPNSLRITGPFIKNLERLGITATTRVVDAAQYTQRVRDFDFDIITSGFGQSASPGNEQREFWSSAAANRQGSRNVMGIENPVVDELIERLIGAPDYESLKPIVRALDRVLTWNFYAIPQFTASFDRIAYWNKFGKTDINPSQGPDILSWWVDVEKEARLKEGLKALPKEK; this is encoded by the coding sequence ATGGGGATCGCAAAATCTGTTGCCGCGGCACTGACCGCAATCTGTATCGTTGTTCCAAACGCACAATCAGCGGATGTCAAAGTAACGAAATCTCATGGCCTTTCGCTCGCAGGCCCTTTGAAATATCCCGCAGATTTCACCCATCTTGAATATGTTAATCCGGATGCTCCCAAAGGTGGGCAAATCAAACTATCTGCACAAGGTGGTTTTGACACCCTGAACCCACACATTGCAAAAGGACAGTCAGCAAGTGGCTTAGGCCTGACCTTTGCCACGTTGTTTTCGCAGCCAGGCGATGAAGGGTCTGCAGAATATGGGTATGCGGCGGAAAGCATCGAGGTGGCTGAAGACCTAAGCTTTGCCATCTTCAACATACGTGAAAATGCCAGCTTTCATGACGGCAGCCCTATCACTGCCGAAGACATCCAGTTCAGTCTGAAAATGGTAAAAGAAAAAGGCCGGCCTCTTTTTCGGTTCTATTATGCGGACGTGGCAAAAGCGATCCCGTTGGGGCCAAAGCGGATAAAATTTGAATTTTCAGGGCCTCCCAACCGAGAACTCCCCCAAATCGTTGGGCAGTTGCTCCCGATCTTGTCCAAAAAGCACTTCGAGAACCGAAACTTTGAAGAGACAACACTTGAGCCCATTTTGGGCTCTGGCCCATATAAAGTGAAAGAATTTGAAGCCAACCGCTTTATTACCTATGAGCGGGTGGAGAATTTCTGGGGGGCAGATATCCCGATCAATAAAGGCCGTTTCAACTTTGACGAAGTCCGGTTTGATTTCTATCGCGATACGTCCATCCTTTTAGAGGCCTTCCGTAAGGGTGAATATGACTACCGTGCTGAAAACAGCGCAAAAAACTGGGCCACCGGATATGACTTCCCAGCACTTAGAAAGGGTCTGGTCGTAAAAGAGGAAATTCCCAGCAACACTCCAGCCGGGCAACAGGTTTACGCCTATAATCTGCGCCGGGATAAATTTAAGGATCCTGCGATCCGCGAGGCCATGATTTACGCCTTCGATTTTGAATGGCTGAATAAAAACATCTTCTATGATCAATACACCCGTACTGACAGTTTCTTTTACAATTCTGTGATGGCCGCAAAAGGGGAACCGACAGGGAAAGAGCTGGAGATTTTGGAAGAATATCGCGGCCGCATCCCTGATCGTGTGTTTGGCCCGGCTTATAAACCTCCCGTGTCAGATGGCAGTGGCCGAGATCGCAAACCACTTCGCGCCGCCAGGAAAATTCTGAAAGACGCAGGCTGGGAAGTGAAAGATAAAAAACTGATTGATCCTGCGACAGGTCAACCGCTGGAAATTGAGTTCCTGCTTTATGATCCAAACAGCCTTCGTATCACGGGGCCCTTTATCAAAAACCTGGAACGCCTTGGTATCACCGCAACAACCCGTGTAGTAGACGCGGCACAATATACGCAGCGTGTTCGCGATTTTGATTTCGACATTATCACCTCTGGGTTTGGCCAGTCTGCAAGCCCTGGTAATGAACAACGCGAGTTTTGGAGCTCTGCGGCCGCCAATCGACAAGGCAGCCGTAATGTGATGGGTATAGAAAACCCGGTTGTGGATGAGCTTATCGAACGCCTTATCGGTGCGCCGGACTATGAAAGCCTGAAACCAATTGTTCGGGCATTGGACCGGGTCCTTACATGGAATTTCTACGCCATCCCGCAATTCACAGCCTCTTTTGATCGTATTGCCTATTGGAACAAGTTTGGCAAAACCGATATCAACCCGAGCCAAGGACCAGACATTCTGTCCTGGTGGGTCGATGTTGAAAAAGAGGCGCGCCTCAAAGAAGGCCTTAAAGCCCTTCCGAAGGAAAAATAA
- a CDS encoding VUT family protein: METVSKTTSAQRVFLLLGVVAMAIVVTSSNILVEMPINDWLTWGALSYPFAFLVTDLTNRALGPKKAQVVVFVGFVAAVIMSLWLADTRIAIASGSAFLTAQLLDVFLFDKLRRGSWWKAPIISSFFASSVDTVIFFSLAFAGTGLPWMTWALGDYGVKLAMIAVLIIPFRGLLKFTDPLTLASTAR, translated from the coding sequence ATGGAAACCGTATCCAAAACCACATCAGCGCAGCGTGTTTTTCTTCTGCTTGGTGTTGTCGCTATGGCGATTGTTGTGACCTCTTCCAATATTCTGGTGGAAATGCCGATTAATGATTGGCTGACATGGGGGGCGCTCAGCTATCCGTTTGCGTTCTTGGTAACTGACCTTACAAATCGCGCGCTTGGTCCAAAGAAGGCACAAGTTGTTGTGTTCGTTGGTTTTGTGGCTGCGGTCATCATGTCTCTATGGCTTGCTGATACGCGTATCGCAATCGCCTCCGGTTCAGCCTTCTTGACTGCCCAGCTTCTGGACGTGTTTCTGTTTGACAAATTACGCCGTGGTTCTTGGTGGAAAGCTCCGATTATCTCTTCTTTCTTCGCGTCTTCTGTGGATACAGTAATTTTCTTCTCCCTCGCTTTCGCAGGCACAGGTCTTCCATGGATGACATGGGCGCTGGGCGACTATGGTGTGAAACTTGCGATGATCGCAGTGTTGATCATTCCGTTCCGTGGTCTATTAAAATTCACAGACCCATTGACATTGGCCAGTACTGCCCGATAA
- a CDS encoding c-type cytochrome, giving the protein MNSFELNKIAGAVLAGALTVVAVNEFANIAISPEMPEKNAYAIDTGAEESAGTAAAATEEGPSLAALMASADAASGEKIFKKCSSCHTAEEGGANKIGPNLYAILNKAKGSVAGFSYSGALIEKGGDWTYEDLDAFLKKPKDFIAGTKMSFAGVKKPEQRADLIAYLRTLGTADAPLPTE; this is encoded by the coding sequence ATGAACTCTTTTGAGCTGAACAAAATTGCCGGTGCCGTATTGGCTGGCGCCCTGACTGTTGTAGCTGTCAACGAATTTGCAAATATTGCAATTTCTCCTGAAATGCCTGAAAAAAATGCCTATGCGATTGACACAGGCGCAGAAGAATCAGCAGGCACAGCAGCGGCTGCCACCGAAGAAGGACCATCTCTCGCCGCTTTGATGGCAAGTGCAGATGCTGCTTCTGGTGAAAAGATTTTCAAGAAATGTTCTTCCTGTCACACAGCTGAAGAAGGCGGCGCCAATAAAATCGGCCCGAACCTTTATGCCATCCTGAATAAAGCTAAAGGCTCAGTAGCAGGCTTCTCTTACTCAGGTGCCCTTATTGAAAAAGGTGGTGACTGGACTTACGAAGATCTGGACGCCTTCCTCAAGAAGCCTAAAGACTTCATTGCAGGCACAAAGATGTCCTTTGCTGGCGTGAAGAAACCAGAACAGCGCGCAGACCTGATTGCGTATCTTCGCACACTGGGTACAGCTGACGCACCGCTGCCTACCGAATAA
- a CDS encoding YbaB/EbfC family nucleoid-associated protein, with the protein MKNLGNLMKQAKQMQAKMAEMQKELETHELTGEAGAGMVTVTLNGKGDMKGLTVDPKLIDPEEAEMLEDLIKAAHADARAKVEAYTQAQMKEMTGGLDLPPGMQMPF; encoded by the coding sequence ATGAAAAATCTCGGCAACCTGATGAAGCAGGCCAAACAGATGCAGGCCAAGATGGCTGAGATGCAGAAGGAACTGGAAACCCATGAGCTGACGGGTGAAGCTGGCGCCGGTATGGTGACGGTGACCTTGAACGGCAAAGGGGATATGAAAGGCCTTACCGTAGATCCAAAGCTCATTGATCCGGAAGAAGCAGAAATGCTGGAGGATCTGATCAAGGCGGCGCATGCTGATGCGCGGGCGAAAGTTGAAGCCTATACACAAGCACAGATGAAAGAAATGACCGGTGGCCTGGATCTGCCACCTGGCATGCAGATGCCATTCTAA
- the recR gene encoding recombination mediator RecR yields MANSEIDQLVQLMSKIPGLGARSARRAALHLIKNRETLLVPLGNAMSSAAEHVKSCSVCGNLDTSDPCAICLDGSRDITTICVVEDVSDLWALERAGAFNGQYHVLGGTLSPLDGVGPEELRVEELLERVQADNVQEVIIALNATVDGQTTAHYLTDRLEENPAKVSHLAHGVPVGGELDYLDDGTLATALKSRRSLT; encoded by the coding sequence ATGGCAAATTCCGAAATTGATCAGCTGGTTCAGTTGATGTCAAAAATCCCCGGGTTGGGTGCGCGGTCTGCAAGGCGGGCGGCGCTGCATCTTATTAAAAACCGGGAAACCTTGCTGGTGCCTTTGGGAAATGCCATGTCGTCTGCTGCTGAACATGTAAAGAGCTGCAGCGTTTGTGGAAATCTGGACACCTCAGACCCCTGTGCCATCTGCCTTGACGGATCGCGGGATATAACCACCATATGCGTGGTTGAGGATGTGTCCGACCTTTGGGCGCTGGAACGGGCCGGGGCTTTTAATGGTCAGTATCATGTATTGGGGGGCACCTTGTCCCCATTGGATGGTGTGGGGCCGGAAGAGCTTCGCGTTGAGGAGCTTTTGGAGCGGGTCCAGGCGGACAATGTTCAGGAAGTGATCATTGCCCTAAATGCCACGGTAGACGGGCAGACAACAGCCCACTATCTGACCGATCGACTGGAGGAAAATCCTGCAAAAGTGAGCCATCTAGCCCATGGTGTCCCGGTCGGTGGGGAGCTTGATTATCTGGATGATGGCACCCTCGCGACGGCGCTTAAATCTCGCCGAAGCCTTACCTAG